A genomic segment from Luteolibacter ambystomatis encodes:
- a CDS encoding sulfurtransferase — protein MAIVTNIAAYLFASLSELKPLRERLLAFCKTRHLKGTILLAPEGINLFVAGGEGEIGELLVELRSISGLEALEPKVSHSDHQPFSRMLVRLKKEIIAFGVEGIEPAKYTSPRLDARTLKQWLDEGKPVLLYDTRNDYEVKLGTFKGAIPAGIDHFRDFPAAVAKLPPEMKDAPVVTFCTGGIRCEKAAPFMEREGFKNVYQLEGGILKYFEEVGGDHYDGECFVFDQRVGVDPALRETPSDVCFACQTPLEISEQEDPRYVAGVSCPHCYKPDEDRQMEQIKLRQIALDQVCSPLPGSVPYDNHCPVRISTECDGMTLLDALCHLFAHVERSFWEGLFEQGKLLTREGEPVSPDIRVRSGESYLRLLPGTVEPDVATTIRVLHEDESIVVVHKPAPLPMHPSGRYHRHTLQWLVNAAWEPERPRAVHRLDANTTGVVVFGRTRRHAGKMQEGFKKGAVEKVYLVRVQGHPEWDAFTCEAPISRESSRLGARTVDEEDGHEARTGFIVLSRDADGTALLEARPFTGRTNQIRVHLWQLGHPVQGDPAYLADGSHGDKQTLDVADPPLCLHAWKLAFDHPYDGRRMEFTAEAPAWAHPRS, from the coding sequence GTGGCCATCGTCACCAATATCGCCGCTTATCTATTCGCCTCGCTCTCGGAACTGAAACCGCTCCGGGAGCGCCTGCTGGCGTTTTGCAAGACCCGCCATCTGAAGGGGACGATCCTGCTCGCACCCGAGGGCATCAACCTGTTCGTCGCGGGTGGGGAGGGGGAGATTGGCGAGTTGCTGGTGGAACTGCGGTCCATTTCCGGCCTGGAGGCACTGGAACCGAAGGTAAGCCATAGCGATCACCAGCCGTTCTCGCGGATGCTGGTGCGCTTGAAGAAGGAGATCATTGCCTTCGGTGTGGAGGGAATTGAACCCGCGAAATACACCTCACCGCGACTCGATGCCCGGACGTTGAAGCAGTGGCTCGATGAAGGGAAGCCGGTGCTGCTTTACGACACCCGCAACGACTACGAGGTGAAGCTCGGCACCTTCAAGGGGGCGATCCCCGCGGGCATCGATCACTTCCGCGACTTCCCCGCCGCAGTCGCGAAGCTGCCGCCGGAGATGAAGGACGCGCCGGTGGTCACGTTTTGCACCGGCGGCATCCGCTGCGAGAAGGCCGCGCCGTTCATGGAACGCGAGGGCTTCAAGAACGTCTATCAGCTCGAGGGCGGCATCCTGAAGTACTTCGAGGAAGTCGGCGGCGATCATTACGATGGCGAATGCTTCGTGTTCGACCAGCGCGTGGGCGTCGATCCGGCGCTACGTGAAACGCCTTCCGATGTGTGCTTCGCCTGCCAGACGCCGCTGGAAATTTCCGAGCAGGAAGACCCGCGTTATGTCGCCGGGGTTTCCTGTCCGCATTGCTACAAGCCGGATGAGGATCGCCAGATGGAGCAGATCAAGCTGCGCCAGATCGCGCTCGATCAGGTCTGCTCGCCGCTGCCCGGCAGCGTGCCATATGACAACCATTGCCCGGTGCGGATCTCCACCGAGTGCGATGGCATGACCCTGCTCGATGCGCTGTGCCATCTCTTCGCGCATGTCGAACGGTCATTCTGGGAAGGTCTTTTCGAACAAGGGAAACTGCTCACCCGCGAGGGCGAGCCGGTGTCACCGGACATCCGCGTTCGCTCCGGCGAAAGCTACCTGCGCCTGCTGCCCGGCACGGTGGAGCCGGACGTTGCCACGACTATCCGCGTGCTGCACGAGGATGAGTCGATCGTGGTCGTCCACAAGCCCGCCCCGCTGCCGATGCATCCGAGCGGCCGCTACCATCGTCATACGTTGCAATGGCTGGTGAATGCCGCGTGGGAACCGGAGCGCCCGCGCGCGGTGCATCGCCTGGATGCGAACACGACCGGGGTGGTGGTATTTGGTCGTACCCGCCGTCATGCGGGAAAGATGCAGGAAGGTTTCAAGAAGGGCGCGGTGGAGAAGGTCTATCTCGTCCGGGTGCAGGGGCATCCGGAGTGGGACGCGTTCACCTGCGAAGCACCGATCAGCCGGGAGTCATCGCGCCTTGGCGCGCGGACCGTGGATGAGGAGGATGGGCATGAGGCACGTACGGGATTCATAGTACTTTCCCGCGATGCCGATGGGACGGCGTTGCTGGAGGCGCGTCCGTTCACGGGACGCACCAACCAGATCCGAGTGCATCTGTGGCAGCTCGGCCATCCGGTGCAGGGCGATCCGGCGTATCTCGCGGACGGCAGCCACGGCGACAAGCAAACGCTCGATGTTGCAGATCCGCCTCTGTGCCTGCACGCGTGGAAGCTGGCTTTCGACCATCCTTACGACGGCCGCCGGATGGAGTTCACCGCCGAGGCCCCCGCGTGGGCTCATCCTCGTTCGTAG
- a CDS encoding DUF5069 domain-containing protein: MPKTPRSAFDLTGGLVYFARMCDKIRLHHAGKLPEDYHPFLGAGFDGRICGYLKVDYAAVREKVLSGASDEETLEWCQENGRRLAEIDVIVWNGFARKRGWQDTDGGSEKLQEMKAASGLGEREDIVTFYDFYDVDEGRKA; the protein is encoded by the coding sequence ATGCCCAAGACCCCGCGCAGCGCCTTCGATTTGACCGGCGGACTCGTGTATTTCGCCCGGATGTGTGACAAGATCCGCCTGCATCACGCCGGGAAGCTGCCGGAGGACTATCATCCCTTTCTCGGTGCCGGATTCGATGGTCGGATTTGCGGCTACCTGAAGGTGGATTATGCCGCCGTGCGGGAAAAGGTCCTGTCCGGTGCCAGCGATGAGGAGACTCTGGAATGGTGCCAGGAAAACGGCCGCCGTCTGGCCGAGATCGACGTGATCGTGTGGAACGGCTTCGCCCGCAAGCGCGGCTGGCAGGACACCGATGGCGGCAGCGAAAAGCTCCAGGAGATGAAGGCGGCATCTGGGCTCGGCGAGCGCGAGGACATCGTGACCTTCTACGATTTCTACGACGTGGACGAGGGGCGCAAGGCGTGA
- a CDS encoding PQQ-dependent sugar dehydrogenase codes for MKVTVAALLLLAAQPVHALAVADAVTMWTSRKARISVLANDSGYKTPPVVAITKAPTKGTATVDSSGKVLYTSTNSTATSDSFEYSMRRTNNLLSKATVNVSFTSATRAAGSFNVPSSPPPLSVAVTPAFGSLAFSEPVCLASPPGETKRLFVCQKGGLLRLIPDVTSASPVANTFLNLPALLTSRGESIATGSEMGLLGLAFHPNYATNRTFFLFYSVNKGGLQYERVSRFTTQAGNPDAADTASEAILIEQRDEASNHNGGCIQFGPDGYLYISVGDEGNQNDSFQNGQKIDKDFFSAVMRIDVDKKPGNLAPHAHASIPAGTPNYSIPVDNPFVHTTEGGTWNGTFNGAAIPDLSKVRSEFWAVGFRNPWRFSFDSVTGELWLGDVGQDAWEEIDIITKGGNYGWSSREGKHAGPRPVTGATPIDPIWEYAHGSGASQGNSVTGGVVYRGTRFSAFTGAYVFADYQSGNIWTLRRDSGGNPTVTRVAGEGGLSAFGTDPSNGDILMADLNGSIQRLVATAGAGTFPQTLTETNIFSDLTDLSPSTGLYDYTVNVPFWSDYAKKRRWFYVPPPSTLTWSQDDPWTFPAGTFWVKHFDVEMQRGIPASAKRIETRLFVKTAGGAYGVSYRWNDAGTEATLAADEGVEFDLNITDGGTPKTQRWHIPSRAECMSCHNAQAGYALSFNTRQLNLTGTINGSSGNQLSLLQSNGFFSNTVPSPNLLPRHLRPDEATQSLEARVRSYLAVNCSYCHQPGSGTSASWDGRPQLTLDATGLINGTATSNGGDPQNKLIVPGSTAHSVVYNRVAVTNGFTRMPPIATSELDQTSIALLADWISNDLPSRQTYTQWRQTNFGGLPSGDPAADPDQDGRSNREEYLAGTSPTSGSGFFSPTVQRSGNNATVSFSLPANRSYQILTSPDLTTWTPWDIPGNAGIAHPGGIVSLTGPITPPQRHFFRVVLKED; via the coding sequence ATGAAAGTCACCGTCGCCGCCCTTTTGCTCTTGGCCGCGCAGCCCGTCCACGCGCTGGCCGTGGCGGATGCCGTGACGATGTGGACCAGCCGCAAGGCCCGGATCTCCGTGCTGGCGAACGATTCCGGCTACAAGACCCCGCCGGTGGTGGCGATCACCAAGGCCCCGACCAAGGGCACCGCGACGGTCGATTCCTCCGGAAAGGTGCTCTACACCAGCACCAATTCCACCGCGACCAGCGACAGCTTCGAGTATTCGATGAGGCGCACGAACAACCTGCTGTCAAAGGCGACGGTGAACGTGAGCTTCACCAGTGCCACGCGGGCCGCAGGATCGTTCAACGTTCCCTCCTCGCCTCCGCCGCTGTCGGTTGCCGTCACTCCGGCGTTCGGTTCGCTGGCCTTTTCCGAGCCGGTGTGCCTGGCCTCGCCACCCGGGGAAACCAAGCGCCTCTTCGTCTGTCAGAAAGGCGGCCTGCTGCGGTTGATCCCGGATGTGACCTCCGCCTCGCCGGTGGCGAATACCTTCCTCAACCTGCCCGCGCTGCTGACCTCGCGCGGCGAAAGCATCGCCACCGGCAGCGAGATGGGTTTGCTGGGGCTCGCGTTCCATCCGAACTACGCCACGAATCGTACTTTCTTCCTGTTCTACTCCGTGAACAAGGGCGGCTTGCAATACGAGCGCGTGTCACGCTTCACCACCCAGGCGGGCAATCCGGATGCCGCGGACACCGCTTCGGAAGCGATCCTCATCGAGCAACGCGACGAAGCCTCCAATCACAACGGCGGCTGCATCCAGTTCGGCCCGGACGGGTATCTCTACATCTCCGTCGGCGATGAGGGGAACCAGAACGACTCGTTCCAGAACGGCCAGAAGATCGACAAGGACTTCTTCTCCGCCGTGATGCGCATCGATGTGGACAAGAAGCCCGGCAACCTCGCCCCGCACGCCCACGCCTCCATCCCCGCGGGCACGCCGAACTACTCGATCCCGGTGGACAATCCCTTCGTCCACACCACCGAAGGCGGCACGTGGAACGGCACCTTCAATGGCGCGGCGATCCCGGATCTGAGCAAGGTCCGCAGCGAATTCTGGGCGGTGGGTTTCCGCAATCCATGGCGGTTCTCATTCGATTCCGTCACCGGCGAACTGTGGCTGGGCGATGTCGGCCAGGATGCGTGGGAGGAAATCGACATCATCACGAAGGGCGGCAACTACGGCTGGTCCTCGCGCGAAGGCAAACACGCCGGCCCGCGCCCGGTGACGGGAGCCACCCCCATCGACCCGATCTGGGAATACGCCCACGGCAGCGGTGCCTCGCAGGGGAACTCGGTGACCGGCGGCGTGGTCTATCGCGGCACCCGCTTCAGCGCCTTCACCGGCGCGTATGTCTTCGCCGACTACCAGTCCGGCAACATCTGGACACTGCGGCGTGATAGTGGCGGCAATCCCACCGTCACGCGCGTGGCAGGCGAAGGCGGCCTCTCCGCCTTCGGCACCGATCCCTCGAATGGCGACATCCTGATGGCGGATCTCAATGGCAGCATCCAGCGCCTTGTGGCCACCGCAGGCGCCGGCACGTTTCCCCAGACGTTGACCGAAACGAACATCTTCTCGGATCTCACCGATCTCTCGCCTTCCACCGGCCTCTACGACTACACGGTGAATGTTCCCTTCTGGAGCGATTACGCGAAGAAGCGCCGCTGGTTCTACGTGCCACCGCCTTCCACGCTCACGTGGTCGCAGGATGATCCGTGGACGTTCCCGGCGGGCACGTTCTGGGTGAAGCACTTCGATGTTGAAATGCAACGCGGCATCCCGGCGAGCGCGAAGCGGATCGAGACGCGCTTGTTCGTTAAAACCGCCGGTGGAGCCTACGGCGTGAGCTACCGTTGGAATGATGCTGGCACGGAGGCCACGCTGGCAGCGGACGAGGGCGTTGAGTTCGATCTCAACATCACCGATGGTGGCACGCCAAAAACGCAACGCTGGCACATTCCCAGCCGCGCTGAATGCATGAGCTGCCACAACGCGCAGGCCGGGTATGCGCTGTCCTTCAACACCCGCCAGCTCAACCTCACCGGCACGATCAATGGCAGCAGCGGCAACCAGCTCTCGCTGCTCCAGAGCAACGGCTTCTTCAGCAACACGGTCCCCTCGCCCAACCTGCTGCCGCGGCACCTGCGGCCGGATGAAGCCACGCAATCGCTGGAGGCCCGCGTGCGTTCCTACCTCGCCGTGAATTGCTCCTATTGCCACCAGCCCGGCAGCGGCACCAGCGCTTCATGGGACGGTCGTCCGCAACTGACGCTGGACGCCACCGGCCTGATCAATGGCACCGCCACCAGCAATGGCGGCGATCCACAGAACAAACTCATCGTTCCCGGCAGCACCGCCCACTCGGTGGTGTACAACCGGGTGGCAGTGACCAATGGCTTCACCCGCATGCCGCCCATCGCCACCAGCGAGCTCGATCAGACATCGATCGCGCTGCTGGCGGATTGGATCTCCAACGATCTCCCCTCCCGCCAGACCTACACCCAGTGGCGGCAGACGAATTTCGGCGGTCTGCCCAGCGGCGATCCCGCAGCCGATCCGGATCAGGACGGCCGGAGCAATCGCGAGGAATATCTGGCGGGCACCTCGCCGACCTCCGGCAGCGGATTCTTCAGCCCCACCGTGCAGCGCTCGGGGAACAACGCCACGGTTTCCTTTTCACTCCCGGCGAACCGTTCCTACCAGATCCTGACCTCTCCGGATCTCACGACCTGGACACCTTGGGACATTCCGGGAAACGCGGGGATCGCCCATCCAGGCGGAATTGTCAGCCTGACCGGCCCGATCACCCCGCCGCAGCGCCATTTCTTCCGCGTGGTGCTGAAGGAGGATTGA
- a CDS encoding PQQ-dependent sugar dehydrogenase, which produces MPSTRAIVSLLLAGGACLSCVRATAVDDTAVVQYGQKVLIPVLANDSGYRKPATVSIVTPPSHGSVTVDSAGRILYTHTTGTPATDTFRYAVKRTATLTYQAKVTVTLSGALRIENPALTMPAEPPPTDYSLVNAFGSVVFRNPVCMASPPTDKKRLFVCEKTGVIKVIPDVTAKAPASKVFLDLNAALPAGEKLETTNEMGLIGLAFHPSYATNRYFYIFYSVKVGDVFYERLARFTAKATDPNAADPATQYILINQLDRANEHNAGCLHFGPDRYLYFSAGDEGNQNDIYNNSQKITGSYFSGIFRIDVDKKPGNLPPNPHPALPLDKGAARFSVPVDNPWVHTSLGGSWDGRFAGEEIPNLSTVRTEFWAIGLRNPWRFSFDPPTGDLWCGDVGGAVMEEVDLITKGANYGWAFREATIDGPKIGQWPQGVLLTAPVYAYSHNNASSAIVGGVVYRGAKIASLYGKYVFGDYATGGIFTLERNGGDPPIVKRISGDYLLSAFGTDPSNGDILLANLATGRLHRLTATTGTSNFPQTLSETKLFADLGTMSPAPGLLPYDVNLSFWSDHAIKRRWFTIPKGTTIGWSQDNPWSFPAGTFWVKHFEMEMTRGRPDTRKRLETRVLVRNGTGIYGVSYRWNDAGTEATLVPDEGVDFDLNVIENNTPRVQRWHIPSRSECMNCHSVNGGFALGFDTRQLNLDGAIHDFTGNQLALLQNGGYFTGTLPSPNMLPRHLRPDETAFPLEGRVRSYLAVNCSYCHRNNAIPTANWDGRAALPLDETGLINGQPFNAGTDALNKLIVPGDTGHSVLFKHLTAGDGFSRMPPVASNELDQASIALVSNWITQDLPIRQNYASWRLASFGSSTSPRGEAGADPDKDGQNNREEYLTGTPPTDPNAKPVPALKITGHRASLSFNLPPARSFQVETSPDLKTWHPWNIPGNGGLPAKGGTSTLDGPIAPGDRHFFRVIIREN; this is translated from the coding sequence ATGCCCTCCACGCGCGCCATCGTTTCCCTCCTTCTCGCCGGTGGCGCCTGCCTGTCATGCGTCCGCGCGACGGCGGTGGATGATACCGCCGTGGTCCAATACGGGCAGAAGGTGTTGATCCCGGTGCTGGCGAATGACAGCGGCTATCGGAAGCCCGCCACGGTTTCCATCGTCACGCCCCCGTCTCATGGCAGTGTCACCGTGGACTCCGCAGGTCGCATCCTCTATACCCACACCACGGGAACCCCCGCCACGGATACCTTCCGCTATGCGGTGAAGCGCACCGCCACGCTGACCTATCAGGCGAAAGTCACCGTCACGCTCAGCGGCGCGCTGCGGATCGAGAATCCGGCGCTCACCATGCCCGCCGAGCCTCCACCCACCGACTACTCGCTGGTGAATGCCTTCGGCTCGGTGGTGTTCCGGAATCCGGTGTGCATGGCCTCCCCCCCCACGGACAAGAAGCGGCTCTTCGTTTGCGAGAAAACCGGCGTCATCAAGGTGATCCCGGACGTCACCGCGAAGGCTCCGGCCAGCAAGGTCTTCCTCGATCTCAATGCGGCGCTGCCGGCGGGCGAAAAACTGGAGACCACGAATGAGATGGGCCTGATCGGCCTGGCCTTCCATCCGTCCTACGCGACCAACCGCTACTTCTACATCTTCTACTCGGTGAAGGTGGGCGATGTGTTTTACGAGCGGCTCGCACGCTTCACCGCCAAGGCCACCGATCCGAACGCCGCCGATCCGGCCACCCAATACATTCTCATCAACCAGCTCGACCGCGCCAACGAGCACAACGCCGGCTGCCTGCACTTCGGCCCGGACCGCTATCTCTATTTCTCCGCGGGCGACGAGGGCAATCAGAACGACATCTACAACAACTCTCAGAAGATCACCGGTTCGTATTTCTCCGGCATCTTCCGCATCGATGTGGACAAGAAGCCCGGCAACCTGCCACCAAACCCGCATCCCGCGCTGCCGCTCGACAAAGGTGCGGCGCGTTTCTCCGTGCCGGTGGACAATCCGTGGGTCCATACCAGTCTCGGCGGCTCATGGGACGGTCGTTTCGCGGGAGAGGAAATCCCGAATCTCTCCACCGTGCGCACGGAGTTCTGGGCGATCGGCCTGCGCAATCCGTGGCGCTTTTCCTTCGATCCTCCCACCGGCGATCTGTGGTGCGGCGACGTCGGTGGCGCGGTGATGGAGGAGGTCGATCTCATTACGAAGGGAGCCAACTACGGCTGGGCCTTCCGCGAGGCCACCATCGACGGGCCGAAGATCGGCCAATGGCCGCAGGGCGTGCTGCTGACCGCGCCGGTGTATGCCTATTCGCACAACAATGCCTCCAGCGCGATCGTGGGCGGCGTGGTCTATCGTGGTGCGAAGATTGCTTCGCTGTACGGCAAGTATGTCTTCGGCGACTACGCCACGGGTGGCATCTTCACGCTGGAACGCAATGGCGGCGATCCTCCGATCGTGAAGCGTATCTCGGGCGACTACCTGCTTTCCGCCTTCGGCACCGACCCGTCGAACGGAGACATCCTGCTGGCGAATCTCGCCACCGGCCGCCTCCATCGCCTGACCGCCACCACGGGCACCAGCAACTTCCCGCAGACCTTGTCCGAAACGAAGCTGTTTGCGGACCTCGGCACGATGTCCCCCGCCCCCGGTCTGCTGCCGTATGATGTGAACCTTTCCTTCTGGAGCGACCACGCCATCAAGCGCCGCTGGTTCACGATTCCGAAGGGAACCACCATCGGCTGGTCGCAGGACAATCCGTGGAGCTTCCCGGCTGGAACCTTCTGGGTGAAACACTTCGAGATGGAAATGACGCGCGGCCGGCCGGACACGCGCAAACGGTTGGAGACCCGCGTGCTGGTGCGGAATGGCACCGGCATCTACGGCGTGAGCTACCGCTGGAACGATGCGGGCACGGAGGCCACGCTGGTGCCGGACGAGGGCGTGGACTTCGACCTGAACGTCATCGAAAACAACACGCCGCGCGTCCAGCGCTGGCACATCCCCAGCCGCTCGGAGTGCATGAACTGCCACAGCGTGAACGGTGGCTTCGCACTCGGCTTCGATACCCGCCAGCTCAATCTCGACGGGGCCATCCACGACTTCACCGGCAACCAGCTCGCGCTGCTGCAGAACGGTGGCTACTTCACCGGGACACTGCCTTCCCCGAACATGCTGCCGCGCCACCTGCGGCCGGATGAAACGGCGTTTCCGCTGGAAGGCCGCGTGCGATCCTATCTCGCGGTGAACTGCTCCTACTGCCATCGTAATAACGCCATCCCCACCGCGAACTGGGATGGTCGCGCCGCGCTCCCGCTGGATGAAACCGGCCTCATCAACGGCCAACCGTTCAACGCGGGAACCGATGCATTGAACAAGCTCATCGTTCCCGGAGATACGGGACATTCCGTACTTTTCAAACATCTCACCGCCGGCGATGGATTCAGCCGCATGCCGCCGGTGGCCAGCAACGAGCTGGACCAGGCCTCCATCGCCCTCGTGAGCAACTGGATCACGCAGGATCTGCCCATCCGCCAGAACTACGCGAGTTGGCGGCTGGCCAGCTTTGGCTCGTCCACCTCACCTCGCGGCGAGGCTGGCGCGGACCCGGACAAGGACGGACAGAACAATCGCGAGGAGTATCTCACCGGCACCCCGCCCACGGACCCCAATGCCAAACCCGTGCCCGCATTGAAGATCACCGGGCATCGAGCATCGCTGAGTTTCAATCTTCCTCCCGCACGGTCGTTCCAAGTCGAGACATCCCCCGACCTCAAGACATGGCATCCCTGGAACATCCCGGGCAATGGCGGTCTTCCCGCCAAAGGAGGCACCTCAACGCTCGATGGTCCGATCGCCCCGGGCGACCGCCATTTCTTCCGCGTGATCATCCGGGAGAATTGA
- a CDS encoding sensor histidine kinase yields MMRGISITLLPMLAAAALVIWGGGRLARREVIHRTPADRVRLLDFSAALQEELNRIDRLYAGHLENVAARSLVDTPDVLSKRIQEVAAIRQCQIFDGKKQPVQVEGNLLRKNEKLPEVLMEGGKRPFNPEQAVILPKDLGTLENGDRWGWITAPDGIHRIYWQRPLPDHLIAVVIDFTEIQERLNRHLTEWMAVSFSPLRDSGEFVSVTGPDHHDLTGPGKTTERGPAALVIPFRNRLGEWQIQSWDKQHVMLTHDATTVASAIAIAGILIVLGIFLCVQQNRALRLAEERVSFVNRVSHELGSPLTNILLNLDLAADAIHKQPKQAEGRLKLVGEEVQRLARLVSNVLTFSRSERKMLDLKPGPCVPDTVIAGMLAQFQPSLDRRNIRVEWQRGAGDTGTLDPDALAQIVGNLISNVEKYAANGGWLGLDSRIEGDQVKIRVSDHGPGIPVKHRARIFESFERVKQDVNEGSSGTGLGLSIARDLATRMGGDLVLIPSDEGAVFECRLPIAQRFSIVNPTTSAA; encoded by the coding sequence ATGATGCGCGGGATTTCCATCACCCTGCTGCCCATGCTTGCCGCCGCCGCTCTGGTGATCTGGGGTGGCGGGCGGCTGGCCCGGCGTGAGGTAATCCACCGCACTCCAGCCGATCGGGTACGGCTGCTGGATTTCTCCGCAGCACTACAGGAAGAACTGAACCGGATCGACCGCCTCTATGCCGGGCATCTGGAGAACGTCGCGGCACGCAGTCTCGTGGATACGCCGGACGTTCTCTCCAAGCGAATCCAGGAAGTGGCGGCCATCCGTCAGTGCCAGATCTTCGATGGCAAAAAACAGCCCGTCCAAGTGGAGGGCAATCTGCTGCGGAAGAACGAAAAACTGCCGGAGGTGCTGATGGAGGGCGGCAAGCGTCCCTTCAATCCGGAGCAGGCCGTCATCCTGCCGAAAGACCTCGGCACCTTGGAAAATGGCGACCGGTGGGGCTGGATCACCGCCCCGGATGGCATCCACCGGATCTACTGGCAGCGTCCCCTGCCGGATCACCTGATCGCCGTGGTGATCGATTTCACCGAAATCCAAGAACGCCTCAACCGCCACCTCACCGAATGGATGGCCGTATCCTTCTCGCCGCTGCGTGACTCCGGCGAATTCGTCTCGGTGACCGGCCCCGATCACCATGATCTCACCGGCCCCGGCAAAACCACCGAGCGGGGACCGGCCGCACTGGTGATTCCTTTTCGCAACCGCCTCGGCGAATGGCAGATCCAGTCCTGGGACAAACAGCATGTCATGCTGACTCACGATGCCACCACCGTGGCCTCCGCCATCGCCATTGCCGGCATCCTCATCGTGCTCGGAATCTTCCTCTGCGTTCAGCAGAACCGCGCGCTCCGCCTCGCAGAGGAACGTGTCTCCTTCGTCAACCGCGTCTCGCACGAGCTCGGCTCGCCGCTGACCAACATCCTGCTCAATCTCGATCTGGCCGCCGATGCCATCCACAAACAGCCGAAGCAGGCGGAAGGCCGCCTCAAGCTCGTCGGCGAGGAAGTCCAGCGCCTCGCCCGCCTCGTCTCAAACGTACTGACATTCTCCCGCAGCGAACGCAAGATGCTCGATCTGAAACCTGGCCCATGCGTCCCGGATACCGTGATCGCCGGCATGCTCGCGCAATTCCAGCCATCGCTCGACCGGCGGAACATCCGTGTCGAATGGCAGCGTGGCGCGGGTGACACCGGCACCCTCGATCCGGACGCACTTGCCCAGATCGTGGGCAACCTCATCTCAAACGTCGAAAAGTACGCGGCCAACGGCGGCTGGCTGGGATTGGACAGCCGCATCGAGGGAGATCAGGTGAAGATCCGTGTCTCCGATCACGGGCCGGGCATTCCCGTCAAACACCGGGCACGCATCTTCGAATCCTTCGAGCGTGTGAAACAGGATGTCAATGAAGGCTCCAGCGGTACCGGCCTCGGGCTGTCCATCGCGCGCGATCTCGCCACCCGCATGGGCGGCGATCTGGTGCTGATCCCTTCGGACGAAGGCGCGGTCTTCGAATGCCGCCTCCCTATTGCCCAACGCTTTTCCATCGTGAACCCCACTACCTCCGCGGCATGA
- a CDS encoding response regulator transcription factor: MTILLAEDDPLTLEALATCLQAEGFETLSAADGRQALDLWTRHKPDLLCLDIMMPEVDGFEVCRRVRSNDTTVPILFLSAKNEEADIVVGLGLGADDFIRKPFTRAEVIARVRAALRRAHPASPQERTFRMGDLTVHPKALFAERGGDSIDLTPREVSMLELLHRNEGDPVSRDAFLNACWGLDYFPDSRTLDQHILVLRKKIEVEPAHPAIIETVRSVGYRYRLATS, from the coding sequence ATGACCATTCTGCTGGCAGAAGACGATCCCCTGACCTTGGAAGCCCTCGCCACCTGCTTGCAGGCGGAAGGGTTCGAAACACTCTCCGCAGCCGATGGCAGGCAGGCTCTCGATCTCTGGACCCGCCACAAACCGGACCTGCTGTGCCTGGACATCATGATGCCTGAGGTCGACGGCTTCGAGGTCTGCCGACGCGTCCGCAGCAACGACACCACTGTTCCGATCCTGTTCCTCTCCGCGAAGAATGAAGAGGCGGACATCGTGGTGGGGCTGGGCCTGGGTGCGGACGATTTCATCCGCAAGCCCTTCACCCGTGCCGAGGTCATTGCCCGTGTCCGCGCCGCGCTGCGCCGGGCGCACCCCGCATCTCCACAGGAGCGGACGTTCCGCATGGGGGATCTGACGGTTCATCCGAAGGCGCTTTTCGCCGAACGCGGTGGCGATTCGATCGATCTGACTCCACGCGAGGTTTCCATGCTGGAGCTGCTCCACCGGAACGAGGGCGATCCGGTCAGCCGCGATGCCTTTCTCAATGCGTGCTGGGGCCTCGATTATTTCCCGGACTCGCGTACCCTCGACCAGCATATCCTGGTGCTGCGGAAAAAGATCGAGGTCGAACCGGCGCACCCCGCGATCATTGAGACGGTGCGGAGCGTGGGCTACCGCTACCGGTTGGCCACAAGCTAA